In one Balaenoptera ricei isolate mBalRic1 chromosome 20, mBalRic1.hap2, whole genome shotgun sequence genomic region, the following are encoded:
- the SLC46A1 gene encoding proton-coupled folate transporter — protein MEGRANSRGEPRAWPAGSVLCRGCVEPLIFLANFALVLQGPVTTQYLWHRFSADLGYNGTRDRGSCSNHSVDPTAQEVETLTSHWTLYMNMGGFLVGLFSCTLLGAWSDCVGRRPLLVLASLGLLLQTVLSILVVQLQLHVGYFVLGRILCALLGDFGGLLAAGFASVADVSSSRTRTIRMALLEACIGVAGMLASLIGGNWLHEQGYANPFWLALALLIAMTLYAAFCFGETVKEPTRARLFTLRHHRSIVQLYVTQAPEKSRKHLALYSLAIFVVITVHFGAQDILTLYELSTPLCWDSRLIGYGSAAQHLPYLTSLLGLRLLQYCLADTWVAEIGLAFNIMGMVVFAFATITPLMFTGYGLLFLSLVVTPIIRAKLSRLVRESEQGALFSAVACVNGLAMLTASGIFNSLYPATLNFMKGFPFLLGAGLLFIPAVLIGILERANHCPEFQQFPQSP, from the exons ATGGAGGGGCGCGCGAACTCCCGGGGCGAGCCCCGCGCCTGGCCCGCCGGGTCCGTGCTGTGCCGCGGCTGCGTGGAGCCGCTCATCTTCCTTGCCAACTTCGCCTTGGTCCTGCAGGGCCCGGTCACCACGCAGTACCTGTGGCACCGCTTCAGTGCCGACCTTGGCTACAACGGCACTCGTGACAGGGGCAGCTGCAGCAACCATAGCGTGGACCCCACCGCGCAG GAAGTGGAGACGCTTACCTCCCACTGGACCCTCTACATGAACATGGGCGGCTTCCTGGTGGGACTCTTCTCGTGCACGCTGCTGGGCGCCTGGAGTGACTGTGTGGGCCGCCGCCCGCTGCTGGTGCTGGCCTCCCTCGGCCTTCTGCTCCAGACCGTGCTGTCCATCCTTGTGGTACAGCTGCAGCTCCACGTTGGCTACTTCGTGCTGGGCCGCATCCTTTGTGCCCTCCTCGGCGATTTCGGTGGCCTCCTGGCTGCTGGCTTTGCCTCCGTGGCAGATGTCAGCTCCAGCCGCACCCGTACCATCCGAATGGCCCTGCTGGAAGCGTGCATCGGGGTAGCAGGGATGCTGGCGAGTCTCATTGGTGGCAACTGGCTCCACGAGCAGGGTTATGCCAACCCCTTCTGGCTGGCCTTGGCCTTGCTGATTGCCATGACTCTCTATGCAGCATTCTGCTTTGGTGAGACAGTGAAAGAGCCGACACGTGCCCGGCTCTTCACACTCCGTCACCACCGATCCATCGTCCAGCTCTACGTGACCCAGGCCCCGGAGAAGTCCAGGAAGCACTTAGCCCTGTACTCGTTGGCCATCTTCGTGGTGATCACCGTGCACTTTGGGGCCCAGGACATCCTGACCCTCTATGAGCTGAGCACACCCCTCTGCTGGGACTCTAGGCTGATTGGCTACGGTTCTGCAGCTCAGCACCTCCCATACCTCACCAGCCTGCTGGGCCTGAGGCTTCTGCAGTACTGCCTGGCCGACACCTGGGTGGCTGAGATCGGTCTGGCCTTCAACATCATGGGGATGGTGGTCTTTGCATTTGCTACCATTACACCTCTCATGTTCACAG GGTACGGGCTCCTCTTCCTGTCGTTGGTCGTCACGCCTATCATCCGGGCCAAGCTCTCCAGGCTGGTGAGAGAGTCAGAGCAGG GCGCTCTCTTTTCTGCTGTGGCCTGTGTGAATGGCTTGGCCATGCTGACAGCCTCTGGCATCTTCAACTCGCTCTACCCCGCCACCCTGAACTTCATGAAGGGCTTCCCTTTCCTCCTGGGAGCTGGCCTCCTCTTCATCCCGGCCGTCCTGATTGG GATACTGGAAAGGGCTAATCATTGCCCTGAATTCCAGCAGTTTCCCCAGAGCCCCTGA